The following coding sequences are from one Candidatus Methylomirabilota bacterium window:
- a CDS encoding polymer-forming cytoskeletal protein codes for MEGAAGKFIGLLGFILLAFPVCPTSAQEAGTTVVLRGKLTDNAYVAGGTVDVFAEAERDLVVAGGTITIREVVKGDIAVAGGSVNLTARVGDDVRAAGGSLIVGGEVGRDLVAVGGTVTLAPESRVGGRAWLAGGDVTVAGQLARGLRVAAGSVRLAGAVDGDVEITAGTIEILPTARIRGNLTYTSPDAAEIDPGAQIQGRVTHRRLEAAARAEQAGRAFFGVARVVLLVGLILFAVVLLLLVPGFMVSAGWRIRTHFWKSLGLGLLIFVVMPLVAVLVIATIIGLPLGLTLAALYPVLLIVGYLTTAVFVGELGARLSARGSELTTGRRVLWLVVALIVLGLASTVPIVGWMLAWLAVVIGLGAATQEVFRRWAEARS; via the coding sequence ATGGAGGGGGCGGCAGGCAAATTCATTGGGCTTCTCGGCTTCATCCTCCTCGCCTTTCCGGTCTGCCCCACGAGCGCTCAAGAGGCCGGAACCACCGTCGTGCTCCGCGGCAAGCTCACCGACAACGCGTATGTCGCGGGAGGCACGGTGGATGTGTTTGCCGAGGCCGAGCGTGACCTCGTGGTGGCGGGCGGCACGATCACGATTCGCGAGGTCGTCAAGGGTGACATCGCGGTGGCCGGGGGCTCGGTGAACCTCACCGCCCGGGTCGGAGACGATGTTCGGGCCGCCGGTGGCAGCCTCATCGTCGGCGGCGAGGTCGGCCGGGACCTGGTCGCGGTGGGCGGGACAGTGACGCTCGCACCGGAGTCCAGGGTCGGTGGCCGCGCCTGGCTTGCCGGCGGGGACGTGACCGTGGCGGGCCAGCTCGCACGCGGGCTGCGGGTGGCCGCGGGATCGGTCAGGCTTGCCGGCGCCGTCGACGGCGATGTCGAGATCACCGCCGGGACCATCGAGATCCTGCCCACCGCCCGGATCAGGGGCAATCTCACGTACACCAGCCCCGATGCGGCGGAGATCGATCCGGGGGCGCAGATCCAGGGCCGCGTGACTCACCGACGCCTCGAGGCGGCCGCGCGCGCCGAGCAGGCCGGGCGGGCGTTCTTCGGGGTGGCGCGCGTGGTCTTGCTCGTGGGCCTGATCCTGTTTGCCGTCGTGTTGTTGCTGCTCGTGCCCGGCTTCATGGTCTCGGCCGGCTGGCGGATCAGGACCCACTTCTGGAAAAGCCTGGGCCTGGGCTTGCTGATCTTCGTCGTCATGCCACTCGTCGCGGTCCTGGTGATCGCGACGATCATCGGGCTTCCGCTTGGCTTGACGCTTGCCGCTCTCTACCCGGTGCTCCTCATCGTGGGTTATCTGACCACGGCAGTTTTTGTCGGGGAGCTCGGGGCGCGCCTCAGCGCCCGAGGGTCCGAGCTCACGACGGGCCGGCGCGTGCTCTGGCTCGTCGTCGCGCTGATCGTCCTCGGGCTGGCGAGCACGGTTCCGATCGTCGGATGGATGCTCGCCTGGCTGGCGGTCGTCATCGGGCTGGGAGCCG
- a CDS encoding amidohydrolase family protein: MTAIVDAHTHLLPGRLAQKVRTFLERHLPGPLVYPLDHEAVLEQLHADGVQEVWSFPYAHRPGAARAMNEASAETQRRFAGGPVSVTAGATVHPGDDDPAGIVAEALDTFGLKLLKLHCSVGNFRLDDPRLTVVWELATSRRLPVIVHLGKAISGHTAADDIAEFTWVLDRYPEMRVVLAHSGHNAGSVAWSLLERYPNLYLDLTPVVNEPVPLPPSNPGRLAGRLLFGSDAPNTAIPVGRQLKRLRRLALDPAAEAEILGGTARRLLAQMRSDG, from the coding sequence GTGACGGCGATCGTGGATGCGCACACGCATCTTCTGCCGGGCCGACTGGCCCAGAAGGTGCGGACATTCCTGGAGAGGCATCTTCCCGGTCCCCTCGTGTACCCGCTCGACCACGAGGCGGTGCTGGAGCAGCTTCATGCCGACGGGGTGCAGGAGGTGTGGTCGTTCCCTTATGCCCACCGGCCCGGGGCCGCGCGGGCGATGAATGAAGCCAGCGCCGAGACGCAGCGGCGGTTTGCCGGGGGACCTGTATCGGTCACGGCAGGCGCCACCGTGCACCCTGGCGACGACGATCCCGCCGGAATCGTCGCCGAGGCCCTGGACACCTTCGGGTTGAAGCTCCTCAAGCTGCACTGCTCGGTTGGCAATTTCCGGCTGGACGATCCACGGCTGACCGTGGTGTGGGAGCTCGCGACCAGCCGGCGTCTACCGGTGATCGTGCATCTCGGAAAGGCAATCTCCGGCCACACCGCGGCGGACGACATCGCCGAGTTCACGTGGGTCCTGGACCGATATCCCGAGATGCGAGTCGTCCTGGCCCACTCCGGTCATAACGCCGGGTCGGTCGCATGGAGCCTGCTCGAGAGGTATCCTAACCTCTATCTCGACCTCACCCCGGTGGTCAACGAGCCCGTTCCGCTCCCGCCGTCGAACCCCGGCCGCCTGGCCGGCCGTCTGCTCTTCGGCAGCGACGCGCCGAATACCGCGATACCGGTCGGTCGCCAGCTGAAGCGCCTGCGCCGGCTCGCCCTCGACCCGGCCGCCGAGGCCGAAATCCTCGGGGGAACAGCCCGCCGGCTGCTGGCCCAAATGCGCTCCGACGGTTGA
- a CDS encoding FAD-dependent oxidoreductase: MSDQAPSPGGPDLVAGIPADSLQEGVPLLGVVEDDAVMLVRRGADVFAIGATCTHYGGPLAEGLVVDDTVRCPWHHACFDLRTGKALRAPALNAVSSYEVIQQQGAVIVGPRKKIPARSRASSVGAPSAVAIVGAGAAGNSAAETLRHLGFEGSITLIDADESAPYDRPNLSKDYLAGTAPEEWLPLHPRAYYDELAVELALGRGVVALDPETKRLTFDDGTTRSFGAIILATGAEAVRLAIPGEHGLPVHYLRTLADCRRIIKAAEAARRAVVLGASFIGLEVAASLRHRGLDVHVVAPGTRPFERVLGTQLGDFIRALHEAHGVVFHLGQIARGMEQGHVVLQNGERLAADFVVAGVGVRPAVALAERAGLVVDQGVVVDRHLETSAKGIYAVGDVARWPDPRSGGNVRIEHWVLAQRQGQSVARTIAGERAPFADVPFFWSQHYDVAINYVGHADKWDAIEIDGSLEQRDCTVRYRRGGRVLAVATIGRDRENMETELAMEHETARP; the protein is encoded by the coding sequence ATGAGTGACCAGGCTCCCAGCCCAGGCGGACCCGATCTCGTTGCCGGCATTCCGGCGGACTCGCTGCAAGAGGGCGTGCCGCTGCTCGGCGTCGTCGAGGATGACGCCGTGATGCTCGTGCGTCGTGGTGCCGATGTCTTCGCCATCGGGGCCACCTGCACGCACTACGGTGGCCCCCTGGCCGAGGGCCTGGTGGTCGACGACACCGTGCGCTGTCCATGGCACCACGCCTGCTTCGATCTGCGGACGGGCAAGGCTCTGCGGGCCCCCGCCTTGAACGCCGTGTCGAGCTACGAGGTCATTCAGCAGCAGGGCGCCGTCATCGTCGGCCCGCGGAAGAAGATTCCGGCGCGCTCGCGCGCCTCATCAGTCGGCGCCCCCTCGGCGGTTGCCATCGTGGGAGCCGGGGCGGCCGGAAACAGCGCGGCGGAGACGCTCCGCCATCTCGGATTCGAAGGGTCCATCACGCTGATCGACGCGGACGAGTCTGCGCCATACGATCGCCCGAACCTGTCGAAGGACTACCTGGCGGGAACCGCTCCAGAGGAGTGGTTGCCGCTGCACCCCCGTGCCTACTACGACGAGCTAGCGGTGGAACTGGCCCTCGGGCGAGGAGTGGTTGCGCTCGATCCCGAAACCAAGCGCCTCACGTTCGACGACGGCACGACGCGGAGTTTCGGAGCGATCATCCTGGCGACCGGTGCTGAAGCCGTGAGACTTGCGATCCCTGGCGAGCACGGCCTCCCCGTGCACTACCTCCGCACCCTGGCCGACTGCCGGCGGATCATCAAGGCCGCCGAGGCCGCCCGCCGGGCCGTCGTGCTGGGGGCGAGTTTCATCGGGCTCGAGGTGGCCGCCTCGCTCCGTCACCGAGGACTCGATGTGCATGTCGTCGCTCCGGGGACGCGCCCGTTCGAGCGCGTGCTCGGTACTCAGCTCGGCGACTTCATTCGGGCGCTCCACGAGGCCCACGGTGTCGTATTCCATCTGGGCCAGATCGCACGCGGGATGGAACAGGGCCACGTCGTGCTGCAGAATGGTGAACGGCTTGCGGCCGACTTCGTCGTGGCGGGAGTCGGTGTCCGTCCGGCTGTGGCGCTGGCCGAGCGGGCCGGGCTGGTGGTCGACCAGGGGGTCGTCGTTGACCGCCACCTGGAAACGTCGGCGAAGGGGATCTACGCGGTCGGCGACGTCGCGCGTTGGCCTGACCCCAGAAGCGGCGGCAACGTCCGCATCGAACACTGGGTGCTCGCCCAGCGGCAGGGACAGTCGGTGGCCCGGACCATCGCCGGGGAGCGAGCGCCTTTCGCGGACGTTCCGTTCTTCTGGAGCCAGCACTACGACGTGGCGATCAATTACGTCGGGCACGCTGACAAGTGGGATGCGATCGAGATCGATGGGAGCCTGGAACAGCGCGACTGCACCGTGCGGTACCGACGCGGGGGCCGAGTGCTCGCGGTGGCCACAATCGGTCGAGACCGGGAAAACATGGAGACGGAGCTCGCAATGGAGCACGAGACCGCAAGACCATGA